A single Molothrus aeneus isolate 106 chromosome 9, BPBGC_Maene_1.0, whole genome shotgun sequence DNA region contains:
- the ANGPTL1 gene encoding angiopoietin-related protein 1: protein MKILKWALGVLLFLLLSIGRCAEQSTPSKTPQQRQPRSADGPEEGKKCGYTFLVPEQKITGPICVNTNDPGTGNRKDEVTRMDIENLKDVLSKQKREIDILQLVVDVDGNIVNEVKLLRKESRNMNSRVTQLYMQLLHEIIRKRDNSLELSQLENKVLNVTTEMLKMATKYKELEVKYAALTDLVNNQSVTISLLEEQCLRIFSRQDPHGSPPLVQVVPQHIPNSQPYTPVLLGGNEIQRDPGYPRDRDARPAPDPATAPTKSPFRVPPLALINEGPFKDCQQAREAGHANSGIYMIKPKNSNEPMQLWCENSLDPGGWAVIQKRTDGSVNFFRNWDSYKKGFGNIDGEYWLGLENIYMLTNQDNYRLLIELEDWSNKKVYAEYSSFRLEPESEFYRLRLGTYQGNAGDSMIWHNGKQFTTLDRDRDMYSGNCAHFHKGGWWYNACAHSNLNGVWYRGGHYRSKYQDGIFWAEYRGGSYSLKAVQMMIRPID from the exons ATGAAGATCCTGAAGTGGGCTTTGGGtgtcctgctgttcctgctgctgtctaTCGGGCGCTGTGCGGAACAATCCACGCCGAGCAAGACACCCCAGCAGAGGCAGCCTCGCTCAGCAGACGGAccagaggaagggaagaaatgtGGTTACACCTTCCTGGTCCCAGAACAAAAAATCACAGGGCCAATCTGTGTGAACACGAATGACCCGGGCACTGGGAACAGGAAAGATGAAGTCACCAGGATGGACATTGAGAACCTGAAGGATGTGCTGTCCAAGCAGAAGAGGGAGATCGACATTTTGCAGCTGGTGGTGGATGTGGACGGAAACATTGTGAACGAAGTGAAATTACTGAGGAAAGAAAGTCGGAACATGAACTCTCGTGTGACCCAACTGTACATGCAACTCCTGCACGAGATCATTCGCAAGCGCGACAACTCGCTCGagctttcccagctggaaaacaaagtCCTTAATGTTACCACAGAAATGCTGAAGATGGCAACAAAATACAAGGAGCTGGAAGTAAAATACGCGGCGCTAACTGACCTGGTGAACAACCAGTCTGTGACTATCtcgctgctggaggagcagtgCCTGAGGATCTTCTCGCGCCAGGACCCCCACGGGTCCCCGCCCCTGGTGCAGGTGGTGCCCCAGCACATCCCCAACAGCCAGCCCTAcactcctgtcctgctggggggCAACGAGATCCAGAGAGACCCCGGCTACCCCCGGGACAGGGACGCACGGCCAGCGCCCGACCCCGCCACTGCTCCCACAAAGAGTCCTTTCAGAGTGCCCCCTCTGGCTCTGATCAACGAGG gtccattcaaagactgccaACAAGCCAGGGAAGCTGGGCATGCCAACAGTGGGATTTACATGATCAAACCCAAAAACAGCAACGAACCAATGCAACTCTGGTGTGAGAACAGCCTGGACCCTGGAGGATGGGCAGTTATCCAGAAGAGGACAGACGGATCTGTGAACTTTTTCAGGAACTGGGACAGTTACAAG AAAGGATTTGGGAACATTGATGGAGAGTACTGGCTGGGACTGGAAAACATCTACATGCTCACCAATCAGGATAATTACAGACTCTTGATTGAGCTGGAGGACTGGAGCAACAAGAAGGTGTATGCAGAGTACAGCAGCTTCCGCCTGGAGCCCGAGAGCGAATTCTACCGCCTGCGCCTGGGCACCTACCAGGGCAACGCTGGGGACTCCATGATATGGCACAATGGGAAGCAATTCACAACactggacagggacagggacatgtaTTCAG GAAACTGTGCTCACTTCCACAAGGGTGGCTGGTGGTACAACGCCTGTGCCCACTCCAACCTCAACGGGGTCTGGTACCGAGGGGGCCACTACAGGAGCAAGTACCAGGATGGAATCTTTTGGGCTGAGTACAGGGGAGGTTCCTACTCCTTGAAAGCAGTTCAGATGATGATCAGACCTATAGACTGA